From Nitrospirota bacterium, the proteins below share one genomic window:
- a CDS encoding putative Ig domain-containing protein, with the protein GPLTITTTSLPGGVVGTAYPATTLTATGGFGPKTWSIVLGGGGIGVPSGGLPGGLTLSAAGVITGTPTAPGTFNFTVRVTDSSGSVTKSLSIVVAAP; encoded by the coding sequence AGGGCCGCTTACCATAACCACGACCAGTTTACCGGGTGGGGTTGTGGGCACAGCATACCCTGCAACGACCCTGACGGCAACAGGCGGCTTTGGTCCGAAGACCTGGTCTATAGTATTGGGCGGAGGTGGCATCGGGGTTCCAAGTGGCGGACTTCCTGGCGGCTTGACGCTGAGCGCAGCAGGAGTAATTACCGGAACACCGACAGCACCGGGGACCTTTAATTTCACGGTGCGGGTAACAGACAGCAGCGGCTCTGTAACAAAGTCCCTGAGTATTGTTGTGGCAGCGCCATAA
- a CDS encoding multicopper oxidase domain-containing protein: MKIRRVLSIIGLQFIGLIFCALSEGVVNVQCPGDIDGDAQWTGAEVQPPNTQCIHLAAGDGFVTMADGHLQYTFGFSEVTGVLPEDVMSTGMLAAEFPGPTIKVKEGSNVYLTLTNVGMIRRPDLFDPHSVHFHGFPNAAPIFDGEPMASLAINMGSSLTYYYQAPEPGTYMYHCHVEATEHMQMGMLANLWVTPLQDGTTVGGCTAQQYVFNDGDGSTCYDLDFPIQLSGFDSIFHDLHIAVQPLPFAMMKDNYPMINGRGYPDTINPNPLSAPAENGGIQSQLMSSLITATAGQKILLRVSSLGTVDFYTLSVLGIPMRVVGRDARILRSSSGQNLSYITNSVTLGGGESYDIILDTAGIAPGTYFLYAKDLNNLSNNTEDFGGMMTEIVIL, encoded by the coding sequence ATGAAAATAAGAAGGGTCTTATCTATCATCGGGTTGCAATTTATTGGCCTCATCTTTTGCGCATTGTCCGAGGGTGTCGTCAATGTGCAATGCCCGGGAGACATAGATGGGGACGCGCAGTGGACAGGGGCTGAAGTGCAGCCACCGAACACGCAGTGCATTCACCTTGCTGCCGGCGATGGTTTCGTAACCATGGCTGACGGCCATCTCCAGTACACCTTTGGATTTTCCGAGGTGACCGGTGTGCTGCCGGAAGATGTCATGAGCACCGGGATGCTTGCGGCCGAATTTCCCGGCCCGACCATCAAGGTAAAGGAAGGATCCAATGTCTATCTGACCCTGACCAACGTGGGGATGATAAGGCGGCCGGATCTGTTCGATCCGCATTCGGTTCATTTTCACGGCTTTCCGAACGCTGCGCCGATCTTCGACGGCGAGCCGATGGCGTCTCTCGCCATCAACATGGGTTCCAGTCTGACCTATTACTACCAGGCGCCTGAGCCAGGCACCTATATGTATCACTGCCATGTAGAGGCGACGGAGCATATGCAGATGGGCATGCTCGCAAACTTGTGGGTTACCCCGCTGCAGGATGGTACAACGGTTGGCGGCTGCACCGCGCAGCAGTACGTGTTCAATGACGGCGATGGCTCGACCTGCTATGATCTGGATTTTCCCATACAGCTCAGCGGCTTTGACTCTATTTTTCATGACCTGCATATTGCAGTCCAGCCGCTCCCCTTTGCCATGATGAAGGACAACTATCCGATGATCAATGGGCGCGGGTATCCTGACACCATCAACCCCAATCCTCTGTCGGCACCAGCAGAGAACGGCGGCATTCAATCACAGCTTATGAGCTCGCTGATCACGGCGACAGCCGGGCAGAAAATCCTGCTCCGCGTTTCCAGCCTTGGCACCGTGGATTTTTACACCTTGTCCGTCCTTGGCATACCCATGAGGGTGGTCGGCAGAGACGCGAGAATACTGAGGAGTTCCTCGGGCCAGAACCTTTCGTACATTACCAACTCTGTCACCCTGGGCGGCGGCGAGTCTTATGACATCATTCTTGACACGGCCGGTATTGCACCCGGCACCTATTTCCTGTACGCGAAAGACCTGAACAACCTGAGCAACAACACGGAAGATTTCGGCGGCATGATGACTGAAATCGTTATCCTGTGA
- a CDS encoding multicopper oxidase family protein: MENTSKRKTIGIWLLSAVVVLFAAFPAHGAIDGITGTTFNLTARPGYISTAEGGSYLMWGYANGIGSGAMQYPGPTLIVNQGDVVTVNLSNQLTMPVSIVFPGQSAVTATGGTPGLLTREAAPGGTDTVSYTFTAAQPGTYTYYSGTRPELQIEMGLVGALIVRPTTNPATQAYNHPDSQFDHEYLFLLSEIDPIIHDQVSAGNMALVDNTTYFPVYWMINGRTGPDTMTPANNPLLPNQPYNSMPMMHPGEKILLRMIGGGRDMHPFHTHGNHHKVIARDGRLLSSGVGADLAEMAFTTTVVPGSTADAIFGWTGDRLGWDMYGHTAGDPLQPNEYAPDHGKPFPVTLPTQLEVTNGQFFSGSPFLGTMGYIPPGEGGFNPNSGFLYMWHSHNEKEIVNNDIFPGGLMTMMIIEAPGVVLDNP, encoded by the coding sequence ATGGAAAACACATCTAAGAGAAAAACGATAGGGATATGGTTATTGTCCGCAGTGGTTGTCCTGTTTGCAGCATTCCCAGCGCACGGAGCCATAGACGGCATCACCGGTACGACATTCAATCTGACGGCAAGACCGGGATATATCTCGACCGCCGAGGGAGGCAGTTACCTGATGTGGGGATACGCCAACGGAATTGGATCAGGCGCGATGCAGTACCCAGGTCCCACCCTGATCGTTAATCAGGGAGATGTGGTCACGGTCAATCTCAGCAATCAATTGACGATGCCGGTATCGATCGTCTTCCCCGGCCAGTCTGCTGTTACGGCAACCGGAGGGACGCCGGGACTTCTGACCCGCGAGGCTGCTCCAGGCGGAACTGACACGGTGAGCTATACCTTCACGGCTGCTCAGCCAGGGACCTACACCTATTACAGCGGGACGCGGCCAGAGTTGCAGATCGAGATGGGGCTTGTGGGAGCCTTGATCGTGCGGCCGACCACTAATCCGGCAACGCAGGCCTACAATCACCCCGATTCTCAGTTCGATCATGAATATCTCTTTCTGCTGAGTGAAATTGATCCTATCATCCACGACCAGGTCTCTGCCGGCAATATGGCGTTGGTGGATAACACTACCTATTTCCCGGTCTACTGGATGATCAACGGCCGGACCGGACCTGACACCATGACGCCGGCCAATAATCCCCTGCTGCCGAACCAGCCCTATAACAGCATGCCAATGATGCACCCCGGTGAAAAGATCCTTCTCAGGATGATCGGCGGCGGCAGGGACATGCATCCGTTCCACACCCACGGCAATCACCACAAGGTTATTGCCCGCGACGGCAGACTGCTTTCGAGCGGCGTGGGAGCCGATCTTGCAGAGATGGCCTTTACGACCACGGTTGTGCCGGGCTCGACTGCTGATGCTATCTTCGGCTGGACGGGCGACAGGCTCGGCTGGGACATGTACGGGCACACGGCGGGAGATCCTCTGCAGCCGAACGAGTATGCACCTGACCACGGGAAACCCTTTCCGGTAACATTGCCGACCCAGCTGGAGGTCACCAATGGACAGTTCTTCAGCGGCAGTCCGTTCCTCGGGACTATGGGCTATATACCTCCGGGCGAGGGAGGCTTCAACCCCAATAGCGGCTTCTTATACATGTGGCATTCTCACAATGAGAAGGAGATTGTTAACAACGATATTTTTCCAGGCGGGCTGATGACCATGATGATTATTGAAGCTCCCGGCGTAGTGCTTGACAACCCATAG
- a CDS encoding putative Ig domain-containing protein yields MKICRGKSIVQGVFLMLICILGLSSASWGAEFWLRAETLTKTMPDTSVVTMWGFAQCTDGTYASCTPATVPGPRLTVPVGDTTLTINLRNNLTGPFVEPVSLVIPGQTIVPAPVRNPDGRVRSFTTETPPDNATTVTYTWTSMKTGTYLYQSGSHPAVQVQMGLYGAVTRNAAAGQAYGPSTAYAAEAILLFSEIDPVLHGHVAAGTYGQLPPTGITSTMNYEPKYFLINGEPFTPAAPRISAGIVGQNLLLRFLSAGLKHRVPTIYGLNISLVAEDGNPYPYPKEQYSLLLSPGKTLDALVTATPQGEFPVYDRRLGLTNNAAPYGGMLTYLSNLPLTITTTSLPGGVVGTAYPATTLTATGGSGPKTWSVSAGALPGGLTLSAAGVITGTPTAPGTFNFTVQVTDSSGTATKPLSIIVTVGPLTITTTSLPGGVVGTAYPATTLTATGGFGPKTWSIVLGGGGIGVPIT; encoded by the coding sequence ATGAAAATATGCAGAGGAAAATCAATAGTGCAGGGCGTCTTTCTGATGCTGATCTGCATTCTTGGGTTAAGCAGCGCCTCCTGGGGTGCGGAGTTCTGGCTCAGGGCCGAAACGCTTACGAAGACCATGCCGGACACAAGCGTGGTCACCATGTGGGGCTTTGCTCAGTGCACTGACGGCACGTATGCGAGCTGTACTCCGGCAACGGTGCCCGGGCCGCGCTTGACAGTGCCAGTCGGTGACACGACTCTGACTATCAACTTGCGCAACAATCTTACCGGCCCCTTTGTCGAGCCGGTATCGCTCGTGATTCCCGGACAGACGATCGTTCCTGCACCAGTGAGGAATCCGGATGGCAGGGTCAGATCATTTACAACCGAAACGCCTCCGGACAACGCCACAACAGTAACCTACACATGGACCAGCATGAAAACCGGGACCTATCTCTACCAGAGCGGCAGCCATCCGGCTGTACAGGTCCAGATGGGACTGTACGGCGCTGTCACCCGTAACGCAGCTGCAGGGCAGGCCTATGGTCCATCGACCGCGTACGCTGCAGAAGCGATCCTGTTGTTCAGCGAGATCGACCCTGTGCTCCATGGGCATGTTGCGGCCGGCACTTATGGGCAACTGCCGCCAACCGGCATTACCAGCACTATGAACTATGAACCCAAGTATTTTCTGATCAACGGCGAACCATTCACCCCTGCTGCCCCTCGTATCTCCGCTGGAATAGTCGGCCAGAACCTGCTGCTTCGTTTTCTGAGTGCAGGGCTCAAGCACCGTGTGCCGACCATCTACGGCTTGAATATTTCCCTGGTGGCTGAGGATGGTAACCCTTATCCCTATCCGAAAGAACAGTATTCGCTGCTGCTCTCTCCAGGCAAGACCCTGGACGCACTGGTGACGGCAACTCCGCAGGGGGAATTCCCCGTGTACGACCGCAGGCTGGGATTAACAAACAATGCAGCTCCGTACGGAGGCATGCTTACCTACTTGAGTAACCTGCCGCTTACCATAACCACGACCAGTTTACCGGGTGGGGTTGTGGGCACAGCATATCCTGCAACGACCCTGACGGCAACAGGCGGCTCTGGTCCGAAGACCTGGTCTGTATCGGCTGGAGCGCTTCCTGGCGGCTTGACGCTGAGCGCAGCAGGAGTAATTACCGGTACGCCGACAGCACCGGGGACATTCAATTTCACGGTGCAGGTAACAGACAGTAGCGGCACAGCAACAAAGCCTCTGAGTATTATTGTGACAGTAGGGCCGCTTACCATAACCACGACCAGTTTACCGGGTGGGGTTGTGGGCACAGCATACCCTGCAACGACCCTGACGGCAACAGGCGGCTTTGGTCCGAAGACCTGGTCTATAGTATTGGGCGGAGGTGGCATCGGGGTTCCCATAACGTGA
- the metG gene encoding methionine--tRNA ligase, with translation MSKRFYVTTPIYYVNDIPHIGHAYTTIAADILARYHRLNGYEVFFLTGTDEHGQKVEKAAADKGRSPKEHADLLVDNFKAIWKKLNITNDSFIRTTDTNHVRTVQGLLQMLWDRGEIEKRSYSGWYCTPDERFWTEKDLASGNCPDCGRPVEQIQEENYFFLMSKYHDRLVAYIEAHPAYILPETRRNEVLGFLKNNTLGDLCISRPKQRLSWGIPLPFDDRFVTYVWFDALVNYFSATRYLAPGAEKAKAGDFWWPAEHHLVGKDILTTHAVYWSTMLMALDLPLPGNIFAHGWWTIEGKKMSKSIGNVVDPHAMADRYSADAFRYFLFREVPFGLDGDFSEQALVNRINTDLANDLGNLLSRFITMAEKYFDGAIEKPQPFGSSNFGLQCLNAFNSAHDNDIWSRCQFNGILDHIWDLVRAANNHIAQTEPWKLAKSDLPRLKEVMFDLWNALRLIALSIYPFMPPTAEKIWQQLGLKSLTGETGQSITEEAELPRICDVEWMPDYAIKTAKGEQLFPRIEKDKKMTEETKPLEEKKEETNLISIQDVARVELRIGKVISAERVKKSDKLLCLQVDTGGMRQIVAGIGKAYAPEDLINRKIVVVTNLQPAKLMGVESQGMLLAATGADGVPIILIPEKDVEEGAKIR, from the coding sequence GTGAGCAAAAGATTTTACGTAACAACGCCGATCTATTATGTGAACGATATCCCCCATATCGGCCATGCATACACCACCATTGCGGCTGATATTCTTGCGCGCTACCACAGACTGAACGGTTATGAGGTCTTCTTCCTCACCGGCACCGACGAACACGGACAGAAGGTTGAAAAGGCTGCTGCAGACAAGGGCCGGTCTCCCAAAGAACATGCTGACCTCCTTGTCGACAACTTTAAGGCCATATGGAAGAAGCTGAATATCACGAATGACTCCTTTATCAGAACAACCGATACGAACCATGTCAGGACCGTACAGGGTCTTCTCCAGATGCTCTGGGACAGGGGAGAGATTGAGAAGCGTTCGTATTCCGGATGGTACTGCACTCCTGATGAGCGGTTCTGGACAGAAAAGGATCTGGCAAGCGGAAACTGTCCTGACTGCGGCAGACCTGTTGAGCAGATCCAGGAAGAGAACTACTTCTTTCTCATGTCAAAGTACCATGACCGGCTTGTGGCCTATATCGAGGCACATCCTGCCTATATCCTTCCGGAGACAAGGCGGAATGAAGTGTTAGGTTTCCTCAAAAACAACACCCTCGGGGACCTCTGCATATCAAGACCGAAACAACGCCTCTCCTGGGGAATTCCGCTGCCCTTTGATGATCGGTTCGTCACGTATGTCTGGTTCGATGCCCTGGTGAACTATTTTTCTGCAACGCGTTATCTTGCGCCAGGGGCAGAAAAAGCAAAGGCAGGCGATTTTTGGTGGCCTGCAGAGCACCATCTGGTCGGCAAAGACATCCTTACAACCCATGCTGTGTACTGGTCAACCATGCTTATGGCGCTCGACCTTCCTCTGCCGGGCAATATCTTCGCACATGGCTGGTGGACGATAGAGGGGAAGAAGATGTCCAAATCAATCGGCAATGTCGTTGACCCCCATGCCATGGCTGACCGATACAGCGCGGACGCCTTCAGATATTTTCTCTTCAGGGAAGTGCCCTTCGGCCTTGACGGTGACTTTTCCGAACAGGCCCTGGTGAACCGCATCAATACCGATCTGGCAAACGATCTCGGCAATCTTCTGAGCAGGTTCATCACCATGGCAGAGAAGTATTTCGACGGAGCGATCGAGAAGCCGCAACCCTTTGGCAGCAGCAATTTCGGACTGCAGTGCCTTAATGCCTTTAACAGCGCACATGATAATGATATCTGGTCCCGCTGCCAGTTCAACGGTATCCTCGATCATATCTGGGATCTGGTGAGGGCTGCCAACAACCACATAGCCCAGACTGAACCGTGGAAACTGGCAAAGTCAGACCTGCCCAGACTGAAGGAGGTCATGTTCGATCTCTGGAATGCGCTCAGGCTGATCGCCCTCTCGATCTACCCCTTCATGCCGCCAACTGCAGAGAAGATATGGCAGCAATTGGGCCTGAAGTCGCTGACCGGAGAAACAGGCCAAAGCATAACAGAAGAAGCAGAGCTGCCGCGTATCTGCGATGTGGAATGGATGCCGGACTATGCCATAAAAACAGCAAAAGGGGAGCAGCTCTTCCCGAGAATAGAAAAGGATAAAAAGATGACAGAAGAAACAAAGCCTCTCGAAGAAAAAAAAGAAGAGACAAACCTCATCTCCATACAGGATGTAGCCAGGGTAGAGCTCAGGATCGGCAAAGTGATAAGCGCCGAAAGAGTGAAAAAATCAGATAAGCTCCTCTGTCTTCAGGTGGACACCGGAGGCATGCGGCAGATCGTGGCAGGCATCGGGAAGGCCTATGCTCCTGAAGACCTTATCAACAGGAAGATCGTCGTGGTCACGAACCTCCAGCCTGCAAAACTGATGGGCGTTGAATCACAGGGCATGCTCCTTGCCGCAACAGGCGCTGACGGCGTGCCGATCATCCTCATACCGGAAAAGGACGTTGAGGAAGGGGCAAAGATCAGATAG
- a CDS encoding stage 0 sporulation family protein, whose protein sequence is MPDIVGIRFKSCGKIYDFDANDLDLRKGDKVVIDSEFGLSIGSVVEPPHPLESPQKDLKKVLRVASDEDFKQKTDNEKFEQEAKSFCYERVMARGLPMKLVRAEATLDRKRIVFYFTADGRIDFRELVKDLAARFKTRIEMRQIGVRDKAKLVGGFGLCGQELCCKAFLSNFEPISIKMAKQQDLTLNTGKLSGACGRLMCCLGYEYHEGMPPLTPEERGRRKREPVEEPAEATEEIQPASSENERPAGDSAEKAAAPSSGQRSEQQPGTAPKKRRRRRNKKRPPKPEAGT, encoded by the coding sequence ATGCCTGACATTGTCGGAATACGATTTAAGAGCTGTGGAAAGATCTACGACTTCGACGCGAACGATCTCGATCTCCGGAAAGGAGACAAGGTCGTTATTGATTCGGAGTTCGGCCTGAGCATCGGCTCAGTTGTTGAGCCTCCCCACCCCCTTGAGAGCCCTCAGAAGGATCTGAAGAAAGTTCTCCGCGTGGCATCAGATGAGGACTTCAAACAGAAGACCGACAACGAGAAGTTCGAACAGGAGGCGAAAAGCTTCTGCTATGAACGGGTCATGGCACGGGGGTTGCCCATGAAGCTGGTTCGGGCTGAAGCGACACTTGACAGAAAGCGGATCGTTTTTTACTTCACTGCGGACGGAAGGATAGATTTCAGGGAGCTTGTCAAAGACCTTGCAGCAAGATTCAAGACGCGCATTGAGATGCGTCAGATCGGCGTACGGGATAAGGCAAAACTGGTCGGAGGTTTTGGCCTCTGCGGCCAGGAACTCTGCTGCAAGGCCTTCCTTTCCAATTTTGAGCCGATCTCGATAAAAATGGCAAAGCAGCAGGATCTTACCCTTAACACCGGAAAACTTTCAGGGGCCTGCGGCAGACTTATGTGCTGCCTGGGATATGAATACCACGAAGGCATGCCGCCGTTGACTCCTGAAGAGCGGGGCCGCAGGAAAAGAGAACCCGTCGAAGAGCCTGCAGAAGCGACCGAAGAGATCCAGCCTGCCAGCAGTGAGAACGAACGCCCTGCCGGGGATTCTGCGGAAAAGGCAGCAGCTCCTTCCTCAGGACAGAGGAGCGAGCAGCAACCCGGAACTGCGCCGAAGAAAAGGCGGAGAAGGCGCAACAAAAAGAGACCCCCAAAGCCGGAAGCAGGCACCTAA
- a CDS encoding DNA polymerase III subunit delta': MALKDIIGQDKAVSMLQGILKRDRLAGAYLFCGESGIGKKTTALNFAKAVNCLKDRNELCVMGNGLKDKDLSLITHHPSPITDFDACEVCDSCCKINAGTHPDVIAIAPEERIIKIEEIRAIEEALSFRPFEGKKKIVIVDDADSMNSSAANAFLKTLEEPPEDSLIILITSRPDRLPATIRSRCSKILFHTHSLISSREILKKKMGDDDADLALRLSLGRPGVALSSDVKEDRDWFMDLLKAMTRAEKDNWASREEMDKWFDLALIFIRDLAVNRITGNTAHVINADLADTLGKTGKSLDVQGIIDLYKELSFIKTMLLFNLNKSLTWNYTACLLRKELYS; this comes from the coding sequence ATGGCATTGAAAGATATCATAGGGCAGGACAAAGCCGTCAGCATGCTTCAGGGCATCTTAAAGAGAGACCGGCTTGCCGGCGCGTATCTCTTCTGCGGAGAATCCGGCATCGGGAAAAAAACAACAGCGCTGAATTTTGCAAAGGCCGTCAATTGCCTGAAAGACCGTAATGAGTTATGCGTTATGGGTAATGGGTTAAAGGACAAAGACTTATCACTCATCACCCATCACCCATCACCCATCACTGATTTTGATGCCTGCGAGGTCTGCGACTCCTGCTGCAAGATCAATGCGGGCACCCACCCTGATGTCATTGCGATCGCACCGGAAGAACGCATCATTAAAATAGAGGAGATACGGGCTATTGAAGAGGCCCTGTCTTTCAGGCCCTTTGAAGGGAAAAAGAAGATCGTCATTGTCGATGATGCCGACAGCATGAACTCGTCTGCTGCAAATGCCTTTCTTAAGACCCTGGAAGAGCCTCCTGAAGACAGCCTTATCATCCTGATCACATCTCGGCCCGATCGTCTCCCGGCGACCATACGTTCTCGTTGTTCGAAAATCCTGTTCCATACGCATTCTCTGATTTCGTCCAGAGAGATCCTGAAAAAGAAGATGGGCGACGACGATGCTGACCTGGCATTGAGACTTTCCCTCGGAAGACCCGGAGTTGCCCTTTCGTCAGATGTCAAAGAGGACCGGGATTGGTTCATGGACCTGCTCAAGGCAATGACCCGGGCAGAAAAGGACAACTGGGCATCGCGGGAAGAGATGGATAAATGGTTTGACCTTGCCCTGATATTCATCCGCGATCTTGCCGTAAACAGAATAACCGGGAACACTGCGCATGTTATAAACGCAGACCTTGCCGATACCCTCGGGAAGACAGGAAAATCTCTTGATGTACAGGGTATAATAGACCTGTATAAGGAACTGAGCTTCATAAAGACCATGCTGCTGTTCAATCTGAACAAATCGCTCACATGGAACTACACCGCATGCCTGCTGAGAAAGGAACTGTATTCATAG
- a CDS encoding dTMP kinase — MKGLFISFEGIEGTGKSTQARLLTEHLQQRGRIVVRTAEPGGTAISLKIRELLLSLESKEMDSVTELLLYNAARVQHIREVIAPALERGEIVVTDRFSDSTLAYQGYGRGIDRTMIDTLDAIATKGMRPDLTLLLDIDVETGLQRNRDINKRDRLELEDVAFHKKVRAGFLEIAAGQPDRIRIIDCSEGLETVHQKIKAVVAAFL; from the coding sequence ATGAAGGGTCTTTTCATCTCGTTCGAAGGCATTGAGGGCACGGGCAAATCTACGCAGGCACGGCTGCTGACAGAACATCTGCAGCAGCGCGGACGGATCGTTGTGCGAACGGCTGAACCCGGCGGCACTGCCATAAGTCTGAAGATCCGTGAGCTTCTGCTTTCTTTGGAGAGCAAAGAGATGGACTCTGTGACCGAACTTCTTCTCTATAATGCAGCCCGGGTGCAGCATATCAGAGAGGTCATTGCTCCTGCGCTGGAGCGGGGTGAGATCGTTGTTACCGACCGGTTCAGCGACTCCACACTCGCGTACCAGGGATATGGAAGAGGCATAGACCGCACGATGATAGACACACTTGATGCTATCGCAACAAAAGGCATGAGACCTGACCTGACCCTTCTGCTTGATATTGATGTCGAGACAGGCCTGCAGAGAAACAGGGATATCAACAAGCGCGACAGACTCGAACTCGAGGATGTCGCCTTCCATAAAAAAGTGCGCGCCGGTTTTCTTGAAATAGCGGCAGGGCAGCCAGACAGGATACGGATCATTGACTGTAGTGAGGGCTTAGAGACTGTGCATCAAAAAATAAAAGCTGTTGTTGCGGCATTTTTGTAG